Proteins encoded within one genomic window of Triticum aestivum cultivar Chinese Spring chromosome 2D, IWGSC CS RefSeq v2.1, whole genome shotgun sequence:
- the LOC123050330 gene encoding heat shock cognate 70 kDa protein-like — protein sequence MGGDGPAIGVDLDTTYSCVAVWRPSHNRVEVVPNDQGNLTTPSCVAFTDAWRLIGDAALNQAARNPVNTVFDAKRLIGRRFNDASVQGDIKLWPFKVIPGPADRPMMAVQYGGEDKHFTAEEISSMILVKMKETAEAYLGMSVKNVVITVPVYFNDSQRQATIDAGAIAGLNVLRIINEPSAAAIAYGLDKMPGSGEAKTVLIFDLGGGTMDVSIISVQNGVFTVKATSGDTHLGGQDLNNRMVEHFVQDFLKKHKSDIRGSPRAVMRLRTACERAKRMLSSTVEAKFEIDKLHDSIDYYGRITRARFEELNMDLFRKCIEHVEKCLSDAKMDKSQIHDVVLVGGSTRIPKVQQLLQDFFDRKTLCKSINPDEAVAHGAAVQAAVLSGECDRKGQDFLLLDVTPLSLGVEIYDSRVQPHIPGFMSVLVPRNTTIPVKREGRYTTEFDNQKSVRIKVYEGEGAWTKDNRLLGEFMLEGLVPAPRGVPKIIETMEVEANGILKVTAVDMTTGSKKSINITTNKGGLSKEEIERMVKDAEKYRSEDRKRIMKMKKEDEEGWLSKADFERIVPNSKMQVKKIKMEDDDEGWLSKEEFERTVQHAKKQRKQIKDEAGGP from the exons ATGGGCGGCGACGGGCCGGCGATCGGCGTCGACCTCGACACGACCTACTCGTGCGTGGCCGTGTGGCGGCCGTCCCACAACCGCGTGGAGGTCGTCCCGAACGACCAGGGGAAcctcaccacgccgtcctgcgtcGCCTTCACCGACGCCTGGCGGCTCATCGGCGACGCGGCTCTCAACCAAGCCGCAAGGAACCCCGTCAACACCGTCTTCG ATGCGAAGCGACTGATTGGCCGGCGATTCAACGACGCGTCTGTGCAAGGAGATATCAAGCTATGGCCTTTCAAAGTCATTCCAGGCCCTGCTGACCGACCGATGATGGCGGTTCAGTACGGGGGTGAGGACAAGCATTTCACGGCAGAAGAGATCTCCTCCATGATACTTGTTAAGATGAAGGAGACTGCCGAGGCCTACCTCGGCATGTCGGTGAAGAACGTCGTCATCACTGTCCCGGTTTACTTCAACGACTCCCAGCGCCAGGCCACCATTGATGCCGGTGCGATTGCTGGCCTCAACGTCCTGCGCATCATCAACGAACCCTCCGCAGCAGCTATTGCCTACGGCCTTGACAAGATGCCCGGCAGCGGTGAAGCGAAGACGGTACTCATCTTTGATCTCGGCGGCGGTACTATGGATGTCTCCATTATCAGTGTACAAAATGGTGTCTTCACGGTCAAGGCCACGTCTGGTGACACCCACCTGGGCGGGCAGGATCTCAACAACCGGATGGTGGAACACTTTGTGCAAGATTTCCTCAAGAAACACAAGAGTGACATCAGAGGCAGCCCGAGGGCGGTCATGCGGCTGAGGACGGCCTGCGAGAGGGCCAAGAGGATGCTGTCCTCCACGGTGGAGGCCAAATTCGAGATCGACAAGCTGCACGACAGCATTGACTACTATGGGAGGATCACTCGTGCCCGTTTCGAGGAGCTCAACATGGACCTCTTCCGCAAGTGCATCGAGCACGTCGAGAAATGCCTCAGCGATGCCAAGATGGACAAGTCTCAGATCCATGACGTTGTGCTCGTGGGCGGCTCCACCCGGATCCCCAAGGTGCAGCAGCTGCTCCAGGATTTCTTTGATAGGAAGACGCTCTGCAAGAGCATCAACCCCGATGAGGCCGTCGCCCACGGTGCTGCCGTCCAGGCCGCCGTCCTCAGTGGTGAGTGCGACCGCAAGGGGCAGGACTTCCTCCTGCTGGACGTCACTCCACTCTCGCTCGGGGTCGAGATATATGACTCGCGAGTGCAGCCCCATATACCTGGTTTCATGAGCGTGCTGGTTCCCCGGAACACCACCATCCCTGTTAAGAGGGAGGGGCGGTACACGACTGAATTCGACAACCAGAAGAGCGTGCGCATCAAGGTGTATGAGGGTGAAGGGGCATGGACCAAGGACAACAGGCTTCTGGGAGAGTTCATGCTCGAGGGCCTCGTCCCAGCGCCAAGGGGCGTGCCGAAGATCATTGAAACCATGGAAGTCGAAGCGAACGGCATCCTGAAGGTGACGGCGGTGGACATGACGACCGGGAGCAAGAAGAGCATCAACATCACGACCAACAAGGGCGGGCTGAGCAAGGAGGAGATCGAACGCATGGTGAAGGACGCCGAGAAGTACAGGTCCGAGGACAGGAAGAGGATAATGAAAATGAAGAAGGAAGACGAGGAGGGCTGGCTGAGCAAGGCTGATTTTGAGAGGATAGTGCCGAATAGCAAGATGCAAGTGAAGAAAATAAAGATGGAAGACGATGATGAGGGTTGGCTGAGCAAGGAGGAGTTTGAGCGGACGGTGCAGCATGCAAAGAAGCAGAGGAAGCAAATAAAGGATGAAGCCGGAGGCCCATAA